The following nucleotide sequence is from bacterium.
GAGTGTTGAAACCAGTTTCTCGAAACTGAAGGAGGCGCTTCAGAAGCTCTACGATGTGAAGGTGCTCGACTTCAATAGCCCTCGGGGACTAGAGAAGGTCGATACGCTGCTCATCCTTGGCTCAAAGAAGCTCTCAGACTGGGAGAAGTTCCAGGTCGATCAGGCGATAATGGGCGGAGCGAATGCGATGTTTTTGACCGACATGATCGACCGCGAGGAGGGGCAGCTTCAGGCAAAGCCGGCCGAGGCAAACGTGAACGACTTGCTGAATAGCTACGGCTTCCAGGTGAACAGCAATCTGGTGCTCGACCGTGTGGCGGCGATGGCGGCGTTCAGCTCGGGTTTCATGTCGTTCAGACTGCCTTATCCGTTTTGGCTCAAGGTTGGGAAAGCGCAGTTGTCCGAGGATAGCCCGTCTGTCGGCCTGCTGTCTGCGGTCGTGTTCCCGTGGACGAGCTCTGTGAAGATAAAAGGCAAGGAAGGCGCCGGCGTCAAGTATAACGTTCTGGCACGCTCCTCGGACGCATCGTGGCTGCAAACTGGTAGGTTCGACCTGAGCCCCCAGCAGAGCTTCTCCAAAACTGCCGGCGGCAGCTACGAGCTAGCCGCGGAGGGCACTGGAACCTTCAAAAGCCTGTTCGCGGGCAGAGAGGCGCCGAAACCTGAGGGAGATGCGGCGCGTTATGCCAAGGAAGAGCAGGAGACCATTGAGAAGAGCCCGCCGGTCAAGATCGTCGTTGTGGGCAACTCGTTCATGGTCAATGACAACTTCCTCGCTCGGTACCGCAAGAACGATCTATTTGTCGAGAACCTTATCGATGTGATGAACTTGGGCAAGGGGCTTGTCGGCATCAGAACAAGAGGCGCTACCGAGCGCCCACTCGAGGAGGTCTCTGAAGGCGCCAAGCAATGGGTCAGATATGGCAACATGTTAGGAATCCCGATTCTCGTCGTGCTATTCGGCCTGTCGAGACACTTCGTCAGAAAAAAACGGAAGAGGGCTTTGTAAGTGCACACCAAAAAGATAATCGTCCTGCTCGTAATCCTGGTCGTTTTATCAGCCGTTGCCTATGTAGCTTACGAATCGAAAAAGCCGCCCGAACGGCCGCCAGCCGACTCGCAGCAGGCAAAGCTTTTTCCGTCGCTTAAGGCAGACGAGGTAGCACAGATAAAGATCAGGTCGCTTGGGAGCGAAGCTCGGCTTGTTCGCGACGACAGCGGCACCTGGGTCGTTCCGGATAAGGGCAACTACACGGCGGATGCAAAGGCGATCGACCGGATGCTTGACGCGATAACGACGATGGACAAGGGCACGGTGGTGTCTCGTAATCCTGAAAAGCAGCTGCTTTATGAGGTGGACAAGATCAAGGGCACCGAGGTTACTGTTCTGGACAAGCACGGCAAGGAGCTCGCCCATTTCTTTGTTGGCAAGGCAGGGCAGGATTTCTTCAGCACGAACATCTGCCTTGCTGGCGAGAACGAGGTGCGTCTCGTTCACAAGATGCTTTCCTATATGTTCAAACGGACGGACGGGGATTGGCGTGAGAAGGAGGTATTCACTGACGCAGACGAGGAAAAGCTCGTCAAGTACACAGTCGTAGGTGCGGAGGGCTCAGCATCGTTTGCGAAGAGCGAGACGGGGACTTGGAGCACGATCGAGCCTGCGGGCAAGGAAGTTGCTCCGGAGGATGCGAAGCGCGCTGTTTCCGGACTCGCCAAGCTGCGCATCTCTGGCTTTGCCGAGGACAAGAACAAGGACAAGTTCGAGCTCGACAAGCCGAAATGGACGATTACCGCAACGGGGGATGACGACAGGCAATACGCGCTTAAGATATGCGGCGAACGGAGCAAGGCGCAGTTTTTCGTTCAGCGGGTTGGTAAGGACACGGTGTTTTACACGAGCAAGTATCAAGTCGAGAGGCTCACAAAGCCATACAAAGACGCGCTGGGCATCAAGGAAGAGAAAACCCCGGAGTCTAAGAGCCTCCGTGAACCCAAGAGAGGCAGCAAGAGGCCGATAACGTCTCGAAATGTAAAAGCGGCCCAGAAGACCAAGGGCGGCAAGTCGAAGAAGTAGGGCTGCATATTATGGAGGCTGTCCAATAAGTCCGTTTTGCCTGTGTAGGGGCGATTCACGAATCGCCCTGGTCTAATCCGATCGGGCACCTTA
It contains:
- a CDS encoding GldG family protein codes for the protein MAKRATSYGASVAISVVIILGILIVLNCLSNLYFARADLTEDNQYTVSEATKSALADLEDLVTIEAYFSKQLPSYVMPLKTQVKDLLDEYKAYSKGNLQVEFIDPGDDKQLKQKLQFMGIPPVQLNVIQKDKAELTTVYLGLAILYENKQEVIPLIRGTENLEYQITSGIRKVTMSEVKSVGLLPLTDGMSVETSFSKLKEALQKLYDVKVLDFNSPRGLEKVDTLLILGSKKLSDWEKFQVDQAIMGGANAMFLTDMIDREEGQLQAKPAEANVNDLLNSYGFQVNSNLVLDRVAAMAAFSSGFMSFRLPYPFWLKVGKAQLSEDSPSVGLLSAVVFPWTSSVKIKGKEGAGVKYNVLARSSDASWLQTGRFDLSPQQSFSKTAGGSYELAAEGTGTFKSLFAGREAPKPEGDAARYAKEEQETIEKSPPVKIVVVGNSFMVNDNFLARYRKNDLFVENLIDVMNLGKGLVGIRTRGATERPLEEVSEGAKQWVRYGNMLGIPILVVLFGLSRHFVRKKRKRAL
- a CDS encoding DUF4340 domain-containing protein yields the protein MHTKKIIVLLVILVVLSAVAYVAYESKKPPERPPADSQQAKLFPSLKADEVAQIKIRSLGSEARLVRDDSGTWVVPDKGNYTADAKAIDRMLDAITTMDKGTVVSRNPEKQLLYEVDKIKGTEVTVLDKHGKELAHFFVGKAGQDFFSTNICLAGENEVRLVHKMLSYMFKRTDGDWREKEVFTDADEEKLVKYTVVGAEGSASFAKSETGTWSTIEPAGKEVAPEDAKRAVSGLAKLRISGFAEDKNKDKFELDKPKWTITATGDDDRQYALKICGERSKAQFFVQRVGKDTVFYTSKYQVERLTKPYKDALGIKEEKTPESKSLREPKRGSKRPITSRNVKAAQKTKGGKSKK